A genomic segment from Hyalangium gracile encodes:
- a CDS encoding ABC transporter permease, producing the protein MKALLIARRELAGYLRTLSGYIIIAAILALNGLFFNAFALGKAAERSATVLSNFFYYSSGFTIVASVFISMRLLAEERQAGTLPLLYSSPLRDRDIVLGKYLAGLVFLAVYLVCTLYMPLLIAVHGKVSAGHIFAGYLGLLLLGSASLAVGTFGSALARNQVMAAILTAVMLVALILCWLLARITEQPLAGVFSAMSLWNQHFPPFQAGVVHVRDVAYYLVLTYVALFGATRVLEARRWR; encoded by the coding sequence GTGAAGGCGCTGCTGATCGCACGCCGCGAGCTGGCGGGCTACCTGCGCACGCTCAGCGGCTACATCATCATCGCGGCGATCCTCGCGTTGAACGGGCTGTTCTTCAACGCGTTCGCGCTGGGCAAGGCGGCCGAGCGCTCCGCGACGGTGCTGTCCAACTTCTTCTACTACTCGAGCGGCTTCACCATCGTCGCCTCGGTGTTCATCTCCATGCGCCTGCTGGCCGAGGAGCGTCAGGCGGGCACGCTGCCGCTGCTGTACTCCTCTCCGCTGAGGGACAGGGACATCGTCCTGGGCAAGTACCTGGCGGGGCTGGTGTTCCTGGCGGTGTACCTGGTGTGCACCCTGTACATGCCGCTGCTGATCGCGGTGCACGGCAAGGTGTCCGCGGGGCACATCTTCGCGGGCTACCTGGGGCTGCTGCTGCTGGGGAGCGCGTCGCTGGCGGTGGGCACGTTCGGCTCGGCGCTGGCGCGCAACCAGGTGATGGCGGCCATCCTCACCGCCGTCATGCTGGTGGCGCTCATCCTCTGCTGGCTGCTGGCGCGCATCACCGAGCAGCCGCTGGCGGGCGTGTTCAGTGCCATGTCTCTGTGGAACCAGCACTTCCCGCCCTTCCAGGCGGGCGTGGTGCACGTGCGAGACGTGGCCTACTACCTCGTGCTCACCTACGTGGCGCTGTTCGGTGCCACCCGGGTGCTCGAGGCGCGGAGGTGGCGATGA
- a CDS encoding ABC transporter ATP-binding protein encodes MIQVEGLTKYYGEHVAIRDLAFTISKGEVIGFLGLNGAGKSTTLKILGCVLLPTSGRVVIDGYDAVRDPHEVRKRIGFLPDTPPLYDEMTVGEYLAFVAQLRGVPPNEARSRVAEAEEKTALRDMDGALISTLSHGYRQRVGVAQALVHRPAFLILDEPTSGLDPAQIRGMRELIRGLKGTHTVLVSSHILPEISETCDRLLIVHNGQLVAQGAEEELARKMGGGSIEVEVRGDKAKALEALAGVGPVSVASEDGGVLSLHVEASPEMRPRVAQALVGAGLELLRLDRGAQRLESIFLRLTQTGGGARAPEVAS; translated from the coding sequence ATGATCCAGGTCGAAGGGCTCACCAAGTACTACGGCGAGCACGTGGCGATTCGAGATCTCGCCTTCACCATCAGCAAGGGTGAGGTGATTGGCTTCCTGGGCCTCAACGGCGCCGGGAAGTCGACGACGTTGAAGATCCTGGGGTGTGTGCTTCTGCCCACCTCGGGGCGCGTCGTCATCGACGGGTACGACGCGGTGCGCGATCCGCACGAGGTGCGCAAGCGCATCGGGTTTTTGCCCGACACGCCGCCGCTCTATGACGAGATGACCGTGGGGGAGTACCTCGCGTTCGTCGCCCAGCTGCGCGGGGTGCCGCCCAACGAGGCGCGCTCCCGGGTGGCCGAGGCGGAGGAGAAGACGGCCCTGCGGGACATGGACGGGGCGCTCATCTCCACGCTCAGCCACGGCTACCGGCAGCGTGTGGGGGTGGCGCAGGCGCTGGTGCACCGGCCCGCCTTCCTCATCCTGGACGAGCCCACCAGCGGGCTGGATCCGGCGCAGATCCGCGGCATGCGCGAGCTGATCCGCGGCCTGAAGGGCACGCACACGGTGCTCGTCTCCAGCCACATCCTCCCGGAGATCAGCGAGACGTGTGACAGGCTGCTCATCGTCCACAACGGGCAGCTGGTGGCGCAGGGCGCGGAGGAGGAGCTGGCGCGCAAGATGGGCGGCGGCTCCATCGAGGTGGAGGTGCGCGGGGACAAGGCGAAGGCGCTGGAGGCGCTGGCGGGCGTGGGCCCGGTGAGCGTCGCCTCCGAGGACGGCGGGGTGCTCTCGCTGCACGTGGAGGCCTCGCCGGAGATGCGGCCGAGGGTGGCGCAGGCGCTGGTGGGCGCGGGGCTGGAGCTGCTGCGACTGGATAGAGGCGCGCAGCGGCTGGAGTCCATCTTCCTGCGGCTGACGCAGACGGGCGGTGGGGCCAGGGCCCCGGAGGTGGCATCGTGA